The DNA window CTAAGAAGTTTCTAGGGTATCATCGCACAGGGTACGTTTGGGCAGGAGCCTTGTTGTTTGTGTTAGCGGCATTTCTGGCACTGCAAGTGTCATGGCAATTGGGTAGCAGCCTGCAAGCAAATGGATGGACACTGCCTACCTACATCTGGACTGGTCTCTTGGCGGTCATCTTTGCTCTGTATGGCTTAGCACTAAGCTCTAGCTCGACCCCCTTTGCGGCTCTGCTGGTAGACGTGTCTGACGAAGACGATCGTCCTAAGCTAGTTGGCATTGTCTGGTCAATGTTGATGGTAGGGATTGTGATTGGGGCTATAGTCTTTAGTGTGCTGACCAAGCGCCTAGATGCGGATGCATCTCTCTCTGATGTGCAAACCATTGTCAATCAAGTATTTCTCATCATTCCAGGCATTGTTTTTGGGCTGGCAATTCTAGCCACCGTTGGTATTGAAGATCACTTTTCTCGCTATCGCCACCGCTCAGGTATTGCCGATCGGGAAGACAGCATCACCCTAGGCAAGGCACTGCGAGTGTTAACGGCATCTCGTCAAACTGGCCTCTTTTTCACCTTTCTGCTGGTGATGACCATCAGCCTGTTTATGCAAGAGCCTGTGCTAGAACCCTACGGCGCTAAGGTCTTTGATATGTCCCTGGGAGAAACAACTCGCCTCAACGCTTATTGGGGTATGGGTACCCTGATGGGCATCAGTTCCACTGGATTTTTTATTGTGCCTCGGTTGGGTAAACAAAACTCAGCCCGGTTAGGTTGCTTGCTCGTAGCAGCCTCTATGCTACTGATCATATTTGCAGGCACCACACAAAACGCCCGATTGTTCCAAGGTCTAGTCTTTGTCTTTGGTCTGGCCTCTGGCATCACCACTACAGGATCCATTAGCCTCATGCTAGATTTGACTGCTGCTGAAACTGCTGGCACCTTCATCGGTGCGTGGGGGCTGTCGCAGGCGATCGCACGGGGACTAGCTACCGTGATTGGCGGTGGTGTCTTGAGCTTGGGAGAACAGATCTTTCAGCAACAGACTTTGCTAGCCTATAGCACTGTGTTTGGCCTCCAAGCGATTGGTATGGTGCTGGCTGTTTGGTTTCTAAATCGTGTCAACGTCCAAGAGTTTCAGGACAATGCCCGGTCGGCGATCGCCGCTGTGTTAGAGAGCGACCTTGACTAGTTTGACACTTCACTCAGTTCAAT is part of the Cyanobacteriota bacterium genome and encodes:
- a CDS encoding BCD family MFS transporter, which codes for MTQNLSDTPLQSPSTNLPRLGLFTMFRLGLFQMGLGMMSLLTLGVLNRVMIAELAIPAVVAASTIAAHQFMAPARVWFGQLSDAKKFLGYHRTGYVWAGALLFVLAAFLALQVSWQLGSSLQANGWTLPTYIWTGLLAVIFALYGLALSSSSTPFAALLVDVSDEDDRPKLVGIVWSMLMVGIVIGAIVFSVLTKRLDADASLSDVQTIVNQVFLIIPGIVFGLAILATVGIEDHFSRYRHRSGIADREDSITLGKALRVLTASRQTGLFFTFLLVMTISLFMQEPVLEPYGAKVFDMSLGETTRLNAYWGMGTLMGISSTGFFIVPRLGKQNSARLGCLLVAASMLLIIFAGTTQNARLFQGLVFVFGLASGITTTGSISLMLDLTAAETAGTFIGAWGLSQAIARGLATVIGGGVLSLGEQIFQQQTLLAYSTVFGLQAIGMVLAVWFLNRVNVQEFQDNARSAIAAVLESDLD